A genome region from Bacteroidota bacterium includes the following:
- a CDS encoding purine-nucleoside phosphorylase — protein sequence MLEKIKETVSYILKQININPEFGIILGTGLGGLANEIEVIHTIDYEDIPNFPVSTVDGHEGRLIFGKLGGKKVVAMQGRFHYYEGYTMEQVTFPVRVMKYLNVKYLFVSNASGGMNPEFSVGDLMIINDHINLLPNPLIGKHYPEFGDRFPDMSKAYDPGLIEKAKKIAEQNNIKVHTGCYVGVTGPTLETPKEYGFFRMIGGDAVGMSTVPEIIVAHQMNIPCFAISIITDLDIPGRINKVTLEQVQQAAVKTEPKMTLLMKNLIASIEN from the coding sequence ATGTTAGAAAAAATAAAAGAGACAGTATCTTATATTCTTAAGCAAATCAATATAAATCCTGAGTTTGGGATTATTTTAGGTACCGGACTAGGCGGATTGGCCAACGAAATTGAAGTCATTCATACGATAGATTATGAAGACATTCCTAATTTCCCTGTTTCAACTGTCGATGGACATGAGGGAAGACTGATATTCGGAAAACTGGGCGGTAAGAAAGTCGTGGCCATGCAGGGTCGGTTTCATTATTACGAAGGGTATACCATGGAACAGGTAACCTTTCCGGTAAGAGTAATGAAATACCTGAATGTCAAGTATCTTTTTGTTTCCAATGCCAGCGGCGGGATGAATCCGGAATTTTCGGTTGGCGATTTGATGATCATCAACGACCATATCAATCTTTTACCTAATCCTCTGATCGGAAAGCATTACCCTGAATTCGGCGACCGTTTCCCCGATATGAGCAAGGCATACGACCCGGGATTAATCGAAAAGGCAAAGAAAATTGCAGAACAAAACAATATTAAAGTTCATACGGGATGTTACGTAGGCGTTACAGGTCCTACTCTTGAAACTCCTAAAGAATACGGGTTTTTCAGAATGATTGGAGGCGATGCAGTAGGAATGTCGACTGTACCCGAAATTATTGTTGCCCACCAGATGAATATTCCCTGTTTTGCCATTAGCATCATCACCGATTTAGACATTCCGGGAAGGATCAATAAAGTGACCCTGGAACAGGTACAACAGGCCGCTGTCAAAACAGAACCCAAGATGACCCTTTTGATGAAAAACCTGATTGCTTCCATTGAGAATTAA
- a CDS encoding DUF4290 domain-containing protein, with translation MDYDYNTSRKKLALPEYGRNIQKMVDKVTSIENREERNQAARAMIGIMGNMNPHLRDVSDFKHKLWDHLALISDFKIDIDSPYPVPTLDTLNERPKPMSYNICSIKYKHYGKVIEMMIHKAAEMEEGEEKESLIYLIANHMKKSYLTWNREMISDEVIFHDLEELSEGKIKINKDQKLAETKDILAKTKKRKNIKRGR, from the coding sequence ATGGATTACGACTATAACACAAGCAGGAAAAAACTTGCCCTTCCCGAATATGGGAGAAATATACAAAAAATGGTAGACAAGGTTACTTCCATAGAGAACAGGGAAGAAAGAAATCAGGCTGCCAGAGCCATGATCGGCATCATGGGGAATATGAATCCGCATTTGCGCGACGTCAGTGACTTCAAGCACAAATTGTGGGATCATCTGGCATTGATTTCCGATTTCAAGATCGACATCGACTCTCCCTACCCCGTTCCTACTCTGGATACGCTTAACGAACGCCCCAAGCCTATGTCGTATAACATCTGCTCCATAAAATATAAGCATTACGGCAAGGTCATTGAAATGATGATTCATAAAGCTGCCGAAATGGAAGAAGGGGAAGAAAAAGAATCACTCATTTACCTGATTGCCAACCACATGAAGAAATCATATCTTACCTGGAACAGGGAAATGATAAGTGATGAAGTGATTTTTCACGATCTGGAAGAATTGTCAGAGGGGAAAATTAAAATCAATAAAGATCAAAAATTAGCAGAAACCAAAGACATCCTGGCAAAAACAAAAAAAAGAAAAAACATTAAAAGAGGACGTTGA